From a single Arachis hypogaea cultivar Tifrunner chromosome 3, arahy.Tifrunner.gnm2.J5K5, whole genome shotgun sequence genomic region:
- the LOC112789794 gene encoding CASP-like protein 1C1, with protein sequence MESITKARKICHLLLRFLAFGATLSAVIVMATSHEKASVLVFQFEAKYTNTPAFKYFVIANSLVTVYGFLVLFLPPESFLWRLAVATDLVFTMLLVSSISAALAIAQVGKKGNSHAAWLPICNSVPKFCNQVTGALVAGAIAMIIYMILLLNSIHRVLDPLILRKC encoded by the exons ATGGAATCCATCACCAAGGCAAGGAAAATCTGCCACCTTCTGTTAAGGTTCTTGGCCTTTGGGGCAACCCTTTCAGCAGTTATTGTCATGGCTACTAGCCATGAGAAAGCTAGTGTCTTAGTATTTCAATTTGAAGCAAAATACACTAATACCCCTGCTTTCAA GTACTTTGTGATTGCAAACTCTCTAGTCACAGTTTATGGATTCTTAGTCCTCTTTCTTCCTCCGGAAAGCTTTCTTTGGCGACTCGCGGTAGCGACCGATCTG GTGTTCACCATGTTACTTGTGTCAAGCATATCTGCAGCATTGGCCATAGCTCAAGTTGGAAAGAAGGGAAACAGCCATGCAGCTTGGCTACCAATATGTAACTCAGTCCCCAAATTTTGCAATCAAGTTACAGGAGCTTTAGTGGCTGGTGCCATAGCAATGATCATATACATGATTCTTCTTTTGAATTCCATTCATAGAGTATTGGATCCTCTTATCTTGAGAAAATGCTGA